A genomic stretch from Pieris napi chromosome 18, ilPieNapi1.2, whole genome shotgun sequence includes:
- the LOC125058919 gene encoding uncharacterized protein LOC125058919 isoform X1 translates to MSKGDFVFLLNKIGPKIKRNDTNMRTAISVTTRLAITLWFLATGDSFKSLMYLFRVSDASISTIIPEVCAAIIEGLKEYIKKPSGVTEWKQVAKDFKDRWNFPHCLGALDGKHVAITCPPNSGSQYYNYKQFYSIVLFAVTDARYNFLYVHAGVQGSISDGGVFRHTAFGKALLRQTLNIPHPETLPGREMLTPYIFLADDAFPLTENIFKPYTLDLNIGSPKRVCNYRISRARRIVENSFGILCSVFRILHTTIDVELKHVQDIVVACAHLHNFLRRNTRARSLYSPPGTFDSEDIDVGRIMPGSWRDDEQSLTDLRILGRNATTRAKAIRDEFMHYFMTEQGRVAWQDKYLEGTSSR, encoded by the exons ATGTCAAAAGGCGACTTTGTCtttcttttaaacaaaattggaccaaaaataaaaagaaatgatACAAACATGAGAACAGCAATATCTGTTACCACGAGATTGGCGATAACTCTATGGTTTTTGGCAACTGGAGATTCATTTAAAAGTTTGATGTACCTGTTCCGAGTGTCAGATGCTTCGATTTCTACTATTATTCCAGAGGTGTGTGCAGCTATTATAGAAGGATTAAAAGAATACATCAAG AAGCCGTCAGGAGTCACAGAGTGGAAACAAGTTGCAAAAGATTTCAAGGATCGTTGGAATTTCCCTCACTGTTTGGGTGCACTAGATGGCAAACACGTCGCAATTACCTGTCCACCGAACAGTGGCAgtcaatattacaattataagcAGTTTTATAGCATAGTGCTATTTGCTGTAACAGATGCACGTTACAATTTTCTATATGTACATGCTGGAGTTCAAGGAAGTATATCTGATGGGGGAGTTTTTAGACATACAGCTTTTGGGAAAGCACTTCTGCGTCAAACTCTCAACATACCACATCCTGAAACCCTTCCCGGCCGAGAAATGTTAACACCGTATATTTTCCTGGCAGACGATGCATTTCCCTTAACAGAGAATATTTTCAAGCCCTATACGTTAGATTTGAACATAGGATCTCCAAAACGTGTATGTAACTATAGAATATCTCGAGCACGCCGTATTGTAGAAAACTCTTTTGGTATCTTGTGTTCAGTTTTCCGTATATTACACACAACTATTGATGTTGAGTTAAAACATGTGCAAGATATAGTTGTGGCTTGTGcacatttacataattttttgcgACGAAATACAAGAGCAAGATCTCTGTATTCACCTCCTGGGACCTTTGATAGTGAAGATATTGACGTTGGTAGAATAATGCCAGGCTCATGGAGAGATGACGAACAAAGTTTAACAGATTTAAGAATATTGGGAAGGAATGCAACCACAAGAGCAAAAGCAATAAGAGACGAATTTATGCATTATTTTATGACAGAGCAGGGGCGAGTAGCATGGCaagataaatatttagaaGGAACAAGTTCAAGATAA
- the LOC125058919 gene encoding putative nuclease HARBI1 isoform X2, with the protein MSKGDFVFLLNKIGPKIKRNDTNMRTAISVTTRLAITLWFLATGDSFKSLMYLFRVSDASISTIIPEVCAAIIEGLKEYIKKPSGVTEWKQVAKDFKDRWNFPHCLGALDGKHVAITCPPNSGSQYYNYKQFYSIVLFAVTDARYNFLYVHAGVQGSISDGGVFRHTLNIPHPETLPGREMLTPYIFLADDAFPLTENIFKPYTLDLNIGSPKRVCNYRISRARRIVENSFGILCSVFRILHTTIDVELKHVQDIVVACAHLHNFLRRNTRARSLYSPPGTFDSEDIDVGRIMPGSWRDDEQSLTDLRILGRNATTRAKAIRDEFMHYFMTEQGRVAWQDKYLEGTSSR; encoded by the exons ATGTCAAAAGGCGACTTTGTCtttcttttaaacaaaattggaccaaaaataaaaagaaatgatACAAACATGAGAACAGCAATATCTGTTACCACGAGATTGGCGATAACTCTATGGTTTTTGGCAACTGGAGATTCATTTAAAAGTTTGATGTACCTGTTCCGAGTGTCAGATGCTTCGATTTCTACTATTATTCCAGAGGTGTGTGCAGCTATTATAGAAGGATTAAAAGAATACATCAAG AAGCCGTCAGGAGTCACAGAGTGGAAACAAGTTGCAAAAGATTTCAAGGATCGTTGGAATTTCCCTCACTGTTTGGGTGCACTAGATGGCAAACACGTCGCAATTACCTGTCCACCGAACAGTGGCAgtcaatattacaattataagcAGTTTTATAGCATAGTGCTATTTGCTGTAACAGATGCACGTTACAATTTTCTATATGTACATGCTGGAGTTCAAGGAAGTATATCTGATGGGGGAGTTTTTAGACAT ACTCTCAACATACCACATCCTGAAACCCTTCCCGGCCGAGAAATGTTAACACCGTATATTTTCCTGGCAGACGATGCATTTCCCTTAACAGAGAATATTTTCAAGCCCTATACGTTAGATTTGAACATAGGATCTCCAAAACGTGTATGTAACTATAGAATATCTCGAGCACGCCGTATTGTAGAAAACTCTTTTGGTATCTTGTGTTCAGTTTTCCGTATATTACACACAACTATTGATGTTGAGTTAAAACATGTGCAAGATATAGTTGTGGCTTGTGcacatttacataattttttgcgACGAAATACAAGAGCAAGATCTCTGTATTCACCTCCTGGGACCTTTGATAGTGAAGATATTGACGTTGGTAGAATAATGCCAGGCTCATGGAGAGATGACGAACAAAGTTTAACAGATTTAAGAATATTGGGAAGGAATGCAACCACAAGAGCAAAAGCAATAAGAGACGAATTTATGCATTATTTTATGACAGAGCAGGGGCGAGTAGCATGGCaagataaatatttagaaGGAACAAGTTCAAGATAA